In a genomic window of Polycladomyces abyssicola:
- a CDS encoding acetone carboxylase subunit gamma — protein MAQEYDRRTIEELIDGTVSFPKLKEMLSSFKDPGRFDTYVSILQERVPWDDKILLPYGEHLYVVLKKDGSRVIKCDCGHEFGDYCQNWKLNALVYVRDDEQKMTELYPKLLAPDPQWQVIREYYCPNCATQLEVEAVTPWYPVIHDYEPDIDAFYEQWLGRPVPQP, from the coding sequence ATGGCGCAGGAATATGATCGCCGAACGATCGAAGAGCTGATCGACGGAACCGTCAGTTTCCCGAAACTAAAGGAGATGCTGTCGTCCTTTAAGGATCCTGGCCGGTTTGACACCTACGTGAGCATTTTGCAGGAGCGTGTGCCGTGGGATGACAAGATTTTGCTCCCATACGGTGAGCACTTGTACGTGGTGCTGAAAAAAGATGGCTCTCGCGTAATCAAGTGCGACTGCGGGCACGAGTTCGGCGATTACTGCCAGAACTGGAAGCTGAATGCTCTTGTGTATGTGCGTGACGACGAACAGAAGATGACCGAGCTGTATCCCAAGCTGCTGGCGCCCGATCCGCAGTGGCAAGTCATCCGCGAATATTATTGCCCCAACTGCGCTACGCAGTTGGAGGTGGAAGCCGTCACCCCGTGGTATCCTGTCATTCACGACTACGAACCTGACATCGATGCTTTCTACGAACAATGGTTGGGTCGTCCTGTTCCTCAGCCATAA